Within the Scomber scombrus chromosome 4, fScoSco1.1, whole genome shotgun sequence genome, the region AACTGACAGCTATCATTACTGGTTACCGTGATGATTTAGATTTTACTTATAGAATATTACCTGTTTACCTGAATACCTGTAACAAATGTAACAATTCAACAATACATGAAGTAGTTTATAATAGTTACACATGCAACTGTAATAATGATGAAATCATGATATATAACAATTTAAGTCTTGCAGGGGACCCTTTTCAGCAGAACGAGCACTTTTGCtactttaaagtacatttaactAATAATACTTGTGCATCTTTACTTCAGTTTATTAAGCTTTATAAGCTTTATTAAGTATTTTACTTTGTGGCAACTTTTACTTATGGCTGGGCAATATGTTGATATTATAGGTATTTGGttgaaaatatcaatatatttgattttgttcatATCACCCAGCCATGCTTAACTTAAGTAATCCTTCTTACATCCCTTTTCAAGTTCCAAGATCTTTTTTAATTCTAAACTCTCAACATAGTTCACGGAGTataaaaagtgaatgttttatGTAAGAATATTTTTTGGGATGATCTAACCTCAGCAAATCATCTTATCTGGACAAAcacttaaaaggaaaaaaagaggaactttaTTCAGAAATGTAGCTGAGATCTCAGTATTTCTAAAGGGAAATATTTCATAATTTGagtaaatatgtataaaatgatgCCAAAGACATCtactgcagtacatttacatGTGCTGTAATGATGCAGCCATTAAAACATGGTATCTTGGATGGATTCATTGCAATTTCTGGTGTCTGCATGGCCTTCAGTTGAAGGTAATGTGGACCCACCGGTGACATACTGGAAATGTAATTATTGCTGTAAATAATTATGGGGATTCAAAGGGTAGTGCTGTCCTATAGCTATACATCCAAGGCTGGAGACCCAGCCTACCATCTGGTCCAGCAGGATATATAATGCACTGCATGTTTGACCACACAAGGAGGGGGTTTCACACTGCACACTGTAAatcagaggagcagcaggttcACTATAGCATGATGCCTGATTAGAAGCTCGTCTTCACAGTGAAGCACCATGTAATTacacacagatttttaaatggGAACAGACTGAGCACCAAAGCttattgttttactttgttcAGTCTTAACTTCACATTGAAAGGAAGAGTAGAAATATGGagagaaataataatagtagGAAATATTTGGATGGGAGGTTTATTCAGTCAGTTGTACTGTCAGTAAATGTAGGTTTCTCTGGAAGCAGAAATATCTTCATCAGGTTTGTGCTGATGTGGGCTGGTGCACAGCAGTTGCTGCCCAGTGTAAATATAGAGGCCACAGCCGCAGGTCTCCCACGCCTCTGTGCACCCTCTGCAATATAGCTTCCTCCTGGCTTTGGTGTGGTGGATGGGTGGCCTCCCTCTACTTTACAAATTATAAGGCCTTCAGCACCAAACTCACTGTCTCCACCCCAAATAAGTAATGGCTACGCTGCTGCCTGCTAAAATAGATCTGGTGCAAGACGGAGAATGGAAGAAAACCTAGAAAAACCTGAGTCAAGATGGATGCTGTAGTTACATTACAGATGGAAACAGCCCTTAAAAAAACACGGTTTTATTTTAGTGTAGTGGTTCCCAATGTGAGGGTCAGGACCCACCAGGGAGTCATAAGATAAGTCTGAGGTGTCACAAGATGATGAAAAACAGGagtaaaaaatgtttctgttcataAAAGTTGATTCTTGACTTCAATAGTTtgacaatagaaaaaaataagtctAAAGCCACATTAGCGGCTCTGTGAATCTGCATACCACAGCTGGACATTGTGGTTTAAGTTGTATAAATgctgtttagcaggtataataaTCATCTTCAGCAATTTATGTTGTCATCTAATGTTAGTAGTTTTGCAGGGATTTGGTCATAAATACACTAAAAAGTAAGGAGGAAAAGTCATCACCAAAGTTTTTACAATTTATAGTTGTCAAGACACTCAAAAGGACActgaacctcatggtggcacaaGAGGAAAAGACACAGGATCTCCAACATCATTAGGATTAAACATGTCTGTGCCAGTTCATTTAGTAAGATGCTGAATATTTCACTGGATTGGTGAAAACTTCAATATTTGTACCAGAACtcatggcaatccattcaaTAAAGATATTTCAATAAACTTACAGAGCCACATTTCTGTCCATAAGTTGATGCCATATGGCTAAAACCTTAACTCACAGTTCACTTAGTATTTTATCTGaggtgtatttaaatgtatcttttttcaATCGCTAAATACTGGATCGTTTAGCGCTTCAAAcctctaaaaacacatttaacaaatgAAACCACTCAAGAAGGACAAATCCTTCTAAAGTTGAACAGCTCACAGCCCAAAAAGTTGGCAAACGCTGTTAGAGGATCCCTAGAAGATCAATGCTTGGTAATACTCCCTTTTcaaattcaacttttaaatgagttttctgttgttttgttgttgcaggATCTAGTAGGGAGGATGAAGTCCCGCTTGGTTTTTCACATCACCTGTGTGACCCTGCTGTCACTCTGCTGTACTGTGTGTCACTCCAGTCCTCTGTTCCATAACACGACTATGGACGGCAGTGGTGATGCTGAGCTGGAACTCCTTTTCCCAACTTCTTTCTCCACCCGAGCACCTGTTCAAGTCACCGCTGCCACTGGTGCTCCCAGCCTCACcaacaccatcaccaccactatGATCCGCCTGAAGGACTTTGTCCTGACCAGAGTGGTGGACTTCCTGCAGGAGCATTTACTCATCATCATTGTCGTGACCTCCCTTCTCATCGTCATGGTCTTCATCATCTGCTGCGCCTCTGCCATGAGCCACAAGCGCAAGCTGGAGGCCTACAAGCCCCCTGCTCATCCACCCAAGAAGTATGTGGCGGACAAAACTGCAGGGAGCAAGAATTCAAGTGAGACCCAGGAGAGGCCGTATGCTGTCGACCACGTCAAGAGAGTCCAGACTCAGAGCATGGCCACCCCCAAGAACCTGCGCCTGCCCTCGAAGGctctggtgggagagagggggagagacgTCAGGTCGTCACCTCGCCAGGAGGTCAGGAAGGTCAGGGAGGCAGAGGAGGTGGAAAAGCGGAGAGAGGAGCCCAAGTTCAAAGAGCAGTTGAAGCACCGAGAGGAGGTGCAGCAGAGCTCCAGTCCCAGCACCAGCTCTAGTCAGCCCGTCTGCACCTGCCATCTTAAAAAAGCCCACCACTAGAGGAGGGTCAAGGCTGCTGTTTACATGAAAGGTGAAAATGTTTCAAgtgtgaaataaaaagagaatcAGACAGGTTCGTTATTTCATCTCACACGGGAAAAATCtatcaaaatgtcattaaaatgacCATTTTTAACAACtggaaatatattcaaatgaaGCTTGTATGAAAAACAATACTTCTTTAAGAGCAAACTcaaaaattaatgaaaatgtgagCCACTACCTGTTGCTTAATCCAAAGTTATTGTAAAACTAAACAGAATAGATGACGTGACTAGAAACCAAAGATTCAGTTGTGATGATGCACAAATCAAACATGTGTGTCTCAAAGTTTGAAATGAATACAGAGATTAACAAGCCAGTACTTATCACCGGCAGATGTGGACAAACAGACGGCCGATTCCTTTGAATGCTGGTCGCCTTCCAGTTTGTACTCATGTACCTTATAATGTGTTTTGCATTCAGCCAGGTAGTTTTTATCATTACTGTCAAGTCTCAACATCCTGATATCATACCACTGTGCTGCTGATGTAGCAACTCTcagtaaagtacatttttcttacatttaaaaatgtttttgaggagaaaaaaaagaagtaatttaAGCTTTGGGCAGCTTGTaggtattttatttctcatgatcgccaaataaaaatgaaacaaaataataaatcttcATGTGTTCTCGTTACATCTTTGTATTACTTTAAATGCCAGCCAAGACAGACGAGTCTCCTCAGTTCATCCTGCTGTATGAATGATGAAATCTTTCTGGTCAGAACATGGTGAAGAGCTTTGGCTCAATCAGTCTGAAGTTCAGAGCAAAATCTTTGGTGCTGTAAATAAGCAAAGTGAGATGCCAGTAAACTCCAGCTGTTGGACTTCAGTACTTTAAcagaaaacatttctttatatttactttcatactcattttgttttgtgtttgcattgttattttatacaatattgTATTTTGCTTTTATACCCTAACTCAAAATCTTTACACCAAAAATATTATAGGCTATCTATTTAAGTATCAATTTGTCTAAATGTTTATTCTGGTTGATCATTTTAAGCCCTTTGGTGTAAACACTTTGTGAAtctggtttttttttagtaattagTAATTAAGCAACTTATGTATACGGTAAATTATATGTTTATtgcatttaatgtaatttttttaaatctaaagtCAAAAACATGAGTATCGGGATAGGGATTTTAACTGGTGGCTAAATATTACTTAAAAATTATCTGTCATTTATCTGACACGATTAGAGTTAAAGTTCAGGTTACACTGGAGAAGAGCACCTGAAATCTTTCTACTACAACTCACTATCTTATTACTCATGTTCATGACTTAGACCATCTAAACCAAATGTG harbors:
- the tmem119a gene encoding transmembrane protein 119; protein product: MKSRLVFHITCVTLLSLCCTVCHSSPLFHNTTMDGSGDAELELLFPTSFSTRAPVQVTAATGAPSLTNTITTTMIRLKDFVLTRVVDFLQEHLLIIIVVTSLLIVMVFIICCASAMSHKRKLEAYKPPAHPPKKYVADKTAGSKNSSETQERPYAVDHVKRVQTQSMATPKNLRLPSKALVGERGRDVRSSPRQEVRKVREAEEVEKRREEPKFKEQLKHREEVQQSSSPSTSSSQPVCTCHLKKAHH